CAAAAGTTAAAGCACGAACCATCGTTTTAACAGAATGGCCAAAATCTGGTGAATGCATTAAGTTAGGGATGTTAGTTGAACCTAAGTTACAGCTAATATCTGTTCCTAGTTCATCATAGCCTTGTTCATTGTTGACGATCGATGGTCGCTGTACTTGTAAAACTTCAGAACACAGATTACTCATGATGATTTTGCCGTCAATTGGGTTGGCCCGATTGGCAATATCGACGTTGATAATATAAGGGTAGCCAGATTCTTGTTGTAACTTACTGATTTCGTTTTCTAAATCACGGGCCTTGATTTTCTTGTGATGAATTGCTGGGTTAGCGACCATATTATCGTATTCCGCAGTAATATCAACATAAGAGAATGGGGTGCCATAAACACGTTCAACATCGTAAGGACTAAATAAGTACATATCGGCATTTTGTCGGGCTAATTCGTAAAACTTATCAGGGACGATCACACCTAAGGACAACGTTTTTAAACGATATTTTTCGTCAGCATTTTCTTTCTTGGCCCCTAAAAAGGCAATGATATCGGGATGGAAGACGTTTAGATAAACGACCCCAGCACCTTGGCGCTGACCTAGTTGGTTGGAGTAACTGAAGGAGTCCTCCAATAATTTCATAACCGGTAGGACGCCAGACGCTGCACCTTCGACATGTTTGATTGGGTCACCAGCGCCACGTAAATTAGAGAGTGTGATGCCGACACCGCCACCGATACGTGATAATTGCAAAGCGGAATTGATCGTGCGGCCAATTGAGTTCATATCGTCAGTCGTTTGCAGCAAGAAGCAGGAAACTAGTTCGCCACGACGCGCCCGACCAGCGTTCAAAAAGCTAGGGGTTGCTGGCTGATATCGTTGGTGGATCATTTCACTCGCAATATCGCGGGCGATTTGCTCATCGCCATCGGCAAAATAGAGTGCATTGAATAGAACGCGATCAGCGAAATTTTCCAAATAGTAGGCATTATCGTCAGTTTTTAATGCGTATTGAGCATAAAATTTATAAGCAGCCATAAATGATTTAAACTGAAAATTAGCTGCGGCTAATTCATCGTGCAGTGCTTCCATAAAAGTTAGCGAATATTTACTAATAAAGTCGCTTTCCAAATAATTATGTTCTAGCAGGTAATCTAAGCGTGCTTTAAAACTGGGAAATGTTTTTGTGTTGGGTTTAACATTTTCCGCTAAGAAGGCTTGTAACGCTTCTTGATCCTTATTCAGAGGAATTTGACCATCAACGGGAATATTGATCTGATTGTTTAGCGCGTAATAAGACACATTTTGACTATCGATCGTTTTTAAAGACAAGATGATTCCTACTTTCTATAGGGGTGTTGGGGGAAACTATTTGACCAAAAATAAAAAGCACAAGATCAAAGACAACTCAACAGATTTAGCTGAGTGTGCTGGATCATGTGCTAGCAAGAACGGAGAGTGATGACCTAAACTGCTAATTGGCGCAGTTGATCAGGCCGGAAGCCAAAGAAACTAACATTAGGTGCTTCAACCACTGGCGTTGCTTGATAACCCTTTTCCTTTAGATAATCAACATATTCAGGTTCTTGATCAATATTGTGTTCGGTAAAGGGAATATTGTGTTCCTTCAGGAAACGTTCAGTCATGCGGCATTGAACACAGCCATTTTTGGTGTACACAGTTAGTTTATTCATTACGCTCAATCCTTATCTATATTAGTTAAATTATATTTTTGTTTGTGTTATCAGTATAAAGGCTCACTAACAAAAAATCAATAAAAAAACACCATATTTTGTGTTTGTAATATTATCTAAACACAAAATATGGTGTGTGATTGTTTGCCGCTATTTTTCTGTTAAAATAAGTTTAACATAGAATTTTATATACGGGAAAACTTTTGTTGTGCAGTTGGCGCTGTAAATTGATGAAAACAGATCGTAGCGCCACTATACAGGAAGGAAATTAATTTTGGCAAATTATTATTATTCAAAAAATCCAGACGTGGTTCATGATCAGCAAGAATGGAACTTTACCTTGCGGGGACAAGCAATGACTTTTGTAACTGATAACGGTGTTTTTTCTAAGCGAACCGTTGATTTTGGTACGCGAACATTACTGGATACGTTTAGCTTCGCTGATTTACCGGCGGGACCGTTGTTAGATGTCGGTGCTGGTTATGGGCCGATCGGTTTGACGTTAGCGAAAGAACAGCCACAACGACAGGTGGATCTGGTGGACGTCAATGAATTAGCATTGAGTTTAGCACGCGAAAATGCCACACGCAATCAAATCACTAACGTCAAAATTTTCTCATCAGATCAGTATGCAGCTGTTACTGGACAGTACGCGGCCATTTTAACTAATCCGCCAATTCGAGCCGGCAAATCAGTAGTACATGGTATTTTAAGTGGTGCGCATGCACATTTAGTCCCCAACGGTGTTCTAACCGTGGTGATCCAGAAAAAGCAGGGTGCGCCATCAGCACAGCAGAAAATGGAAGAAGTGTTTGGTAACGTTGCAGTGTTGGCTAAAAACAAAGGTTACTTTATTTTGCAAAGTCGACGGCTAGCTAATTAATACGGTTACATGTGATTTTGTGTTAGACTATAGCCATAGCAAGTATCTGATTATTACGAGGAGGCTCACCCATGAAAACAGGACAAAAACTTTTGCTTGGAATTGGTGTTACAGCTGCTGTAGCTGCGGCTGGCGCGTATTTAGCGGCGGATGCATTATTGGATAAATTGCAGAGTTATAAGAATCGTAATCGGGTCAAATCGTACGTCAAAGATAATTTAAATGGCAATCAGCATGTGTTAGATTTTGTTGATCGTTTAAATGATGATGATATTGATCATTTACTGCAAATGGCAGATAAGCTCGGCGATGTACGTGATCGGGTGAGTGATTACTCTGAACGGTTCCAAGATAAGGCCAGTGATTGGCGTGAACTTCTAAGTGATTATATGAAGAAAAAACAAAGTGATGAATAGGCGATCTGCCTATTTATTATTGAAATAACTGTAATATTTATTATGACAATATGAGGTGAGATTAAATGCAGCAAGTTAAATTTGATCAGGTACAGCTACCAGCATTGGGCATGGGTACTTGGCATATGGGGGATCAAGCGGCAAAAAGGGATGCTGAAATCAAGGCATTACGCTATGGTTTAGATCATGGCTTGCGTGTCATTGATACAGCGGAAATGTATGGTTCTGGCCGTTCGGAATCATTAGTTGGTACGGCTATTCAACCTTATTCACGGCAAGATTTTTTTATTATTTCCAAATTCTATCCTCAAAATGCCACTAAACAGCGAATGCAGCAAAGTCTAACGGCTAGTTTACAGCGTCTTGGGACTGATTATTTAGACTTATACTTACTTCATTGGCGCGGCCGTGTGCCGTTGGCAGAAACAGTTGCTGGTTTGGAAGATTTAAAGCGAGCGGGAAAAATTCGTCATTGGGGAGTTTCTAATTTTGATCAAGCTGATTTATTAGAGTTGCAGCAGATCAATGCCGGCCAAAACTTAGCGGCTAATGAAGATCTGTATAACTTAGGTGCGCGTGGGGTTGAATTTGATGTTTTACCCTGGCAACAACAACGACAAATTCCGTTCATCGCTTATTCACCGGTTGCACAAGGGGATAAGCGTTTCAATAATGATGCAGTTGTCCAAGCGGTTGCAGCGGCACATAATTTAAGTGCACAACAAGTTTTGCTGGCTTGGACTTTACGGCAACCTAATCTGTTGGCGATTCCGCAAACCAGTAATTGGCAGCATATGCAGGCTAATATTGCGGCTGCAGATATTATTTTGACAACGGCTGAATTAACCGCGCTTGATCGTGAGTTTCCGGCGCCAACACGCAAGCAGCCTTTAGAAATTATTTAGTTTTTCGTTGAGTGAATTATGCTAGACTAAATAGATAGTAGAGCGAGAGGTGAGCTGATGGTTCAATTCACAGCAGCAGAAAAAGAACAATATATGCGTGAAGCATTATTTGAGGCACAATCAGCGGCCCAAATTGGTGAGGTTCCGATCGGTGCAGTGGTTGTGCGTCAGGGTGAGATTATTGGTCG
This is a stretch of genomic DNA from Loigolactobacillus coryniformis subsp. coryniformis KCTC 3167 = DSM 20001. It encodes these proteins:
- a CDS encoding class I SAM-dependent methyltransferase produces the protein MANYYYSKNPDVVHDQQEWNFTLRGQAMTFVTDNGVFSKRTVDFGTRTLLDTFSFADLPAGPLLDVGAGYGPIGLTLAKEQPQRQVDLVDVNELALSLARENATRNQITNVKIFSSDQYAAVTGQYAAILTNPPIRAGKSVVHGILSGAHAHLVPNGVLTVVIQKKQGAPSAQQKMEEVFGNVAVLAKNKGYFILQSRRLAN
- the nrdE gene encoding class 1b ribonucleoside-diphosphate reductase subunit alpha, which encodes MSLKTIDSQNVSYYALNNQINIPVDGQIPLNKDQEALQAFLAENVKPNTKTFPSFKARLDYLLEHNYLESDFISKYSLTFMEALHDELAAANFQFKSFMAAYKFYAQYALKTDDNAYYLENFADRVLFNALYFADGDEQIARDIASEMIHQRYQPATPSFLNAGRARRGELVSCFLLQTTDDMNSIGRTINSALQLSRIGGGVGITLSNLRGAGDPIKHVEGAASGVLPVMKLLEDSFSYSNQLGQRQGAGVVYLNVFHPDIIAFLGAKKENADEKYRLKTLSLGVIVPDKFYELARQNADMYLFSPYDVERVYGTPFSYVDITAEYDNMVANPAIHHKKIKARDLENEISKLQQESGYPYIINVDIANRANPIDGKIIMSNLCSEVLQVQRPSIVNNEQGYDELGTDISCNLGSTNIPNLMHSPDFGHSVKTMVRALTFVTDNSNIDVVPSVQNGNRQAHTIGLGAMGLHSYFAKEHMMYGDQASLDFTNIYFMLLNYWSLKASNEIARERKETFVNFEKSQYADGSYFDQYVNQTWQPETAKVKTLFKDIFIPTQADWQALKADVMRDGLYHQNRLAVAPNGSISYINDTSASLQPIVNRIEDRQEKKIGTIYYPAPYLSNDTMPYYTSAYDMDMRHVIDIYATAQQHVDQGMSMTLFMRSTIPTGLYEWKNGETDKMTTRDLNILRNYAYNKGIKSIYYIRTYTDDEDEIGSNACESCVI
- a CDS encoding aldo/keto reductase — encoded protein: MQQVKFDQVQLPALGMGTWHMGDQAAKRDAEIKALRYGLDHGLRVIDTAEMYGSGRSESLVGTAIQPYSRQDFFIISKFYPQNATKQRMQQSLTASLQRLGTDYLDLYLLHWRGRVPLAETVAGLEDLKRAGKIRHWGVSNFDQADLLELQQINAGQNLAANEDLYNLGARGVEFDVLPWQQQRQIPFIAYSPVAQGDKRFNNDAVVQAVAAAHNLSAQQVLLAWTLRQPNLLAIPQTSNWQHMQANIAAADIILTTAELTALDREFPAPTRKQPLEII
- the nrdH gene encoding glutaredoxin-like protein NrdH, encoding MNKLTVYTKNGCVQCRMTERFLKEHNIPFTEHNIDQEPEYVDYLKEKGYQATPVVEAPNVSFFGFRPDQLRQLAV